In one window of Pseudomonas sp. IAC-BECa141 DNA:
- the prmB gene encoding 50S ribosomal protein L3 N(5)-glutamine methyltransferase, whose translation MITSRLRTLRDHIRWAVSRFHGEDLFFGHGTDNAWDEARQLVLGALHLPWEIADSYLDCALEDDELVNLQRLLKRRIEERIPTAYLLGEAWFCGMSFIVDERVLIPRSPIGELIENRFAPWIGDEPARILDLCTGSGCIGIACAYEFQSAEVVLADLSFEALEVANQNIERHGVDERVFTVQGDGFDGLPGQRFDLIVSNPPYVDAEDFADMPDEYQHEPELGLACGDDGLNLVRRMLAEAADHLTEKGLLIVEVGNSQVHVEALYPEVDFAWLEFERGGHGVFMLTAEQCREHQALFASRV comes from the coding sequence GTGATCACTTCCCGACTTCGTACCCTGCGCGACCACATCCGTTGGGCCGTCAGCCGCTTCCATGGGGAGGATCTGTTTTTCGGCCATGGCACCGACAATGCCTGGGACGAAGCCCGACAGCTAGTGCTCGGTGCCTTGCACTTGCCATGGGAAATCGCCGACAGCTATCTCGATTGCGCGCTGGAAGACGATGAGCTGGTCAACCTTCAGCGCCTGCTCAAGCGCCGCATCGAAGAACGCATTCCGACCGCTTACCTGCTGGGCGAAGCCTGGTTCTGCGGCATGTCGTTCATCGTCGATGAACGCGTGCTGATCCCGCGTTCGCCGATTGGCGAGCTGATCGAAAACCGTTTTGCCCCATGGATCGGTGACGAACCCGCGCGCATTCTCGATCTGTGCACCGGCTCCGGTTGCATCGGTATCGCGTGCGCATACGAGTTCCAGAGCGCCGAAGTGGTGCTGGCGGATCTGTCATTCGAAGCGCTGGAAGTGGCGAACCAGAACATCGAGCGTCATGGCGTCGATGAGCGTGTGTTCACCGTGCAGGGCGATGGTTTCGATGGGCTTCCGGGTCAACGTTTCGACCTGATCGTGTCGAACCCGCCCTACGTCGATGCGGAAGATTTCGCCGACATGCCGGACGAATACCAGCACGAGCCGGAACTGGGCCTGGCCTGCGGCGACGATGGTTTGAACCTGGTGCGTCGGATGCTCGCCGAAGCGGCGGATCATCTGACCGAGAAGGGTTTGCTGATTGTCGAGGTGGGCAACAGCCAGGTACACGTCGAAGCGCTGTACCCGGAAGTCGATTTCGCCTGGCTGGAGTTCGAGCGCGGCGGGCATGGCGTGTTCATGCTGACTGCCGAACAGTGCCGCGAACATCAGGCGCTGTTCGCTTCCCGCGTCTGA
- a CDS encoding alpha/beta hydrolase, with protein sequence MMLRVLILSLSLFTGFVQATVLQRPVTLTTDNGKLFGSLLLPKSDNPVPVVLILSGSGPTDRDGNNPDGGRNDSLKRLAWVLARHNVASVRFDKRGVAASLAATPDERNLSVEAYVADAVAWGQKLKADPRFGPLILLGHSEGALIASLAAPKVDAAAVISLSGTARPIDQVLRRQLARSLPPALMLRSNELLDSLKAGRTDDNVPAPLQVIFRPSVQPYLISLFRQDPAAAFARLKMPALIVQGSNDIQVQVDDAKLLKAAKPDAQLALIEGMNHVLRIVPNDVKRQLASYKDPNLPLAAELGTRVLEFIDGLRTR encoded by the coding sequence ATGATGCTGCGAGTTTTGATCTTGAGTCTTTCCCTGTTTACCGGCTTCGTCCAGGCGACTGTCCTGCAACGTCCGGTCACGTTGACTACCGACAACGGCAAACTTTTCGGCTCGCTGTTGCTGCCGAAATCCGACAACCCCGTGCCGGTTGTCCTGATCCTTTCTGGCTCGGGTCCTACGGATCGTGACGGAAACAACCCCGATGGCGGGCGCAATGACAGCCTCAAGCGATTGGCCTGGGTGCTGGCCAGACACAACGTCGCCAGTGTGCGTTTCGACAAGCGCGGCGTGGCTGCCAGCCTGGCGGCGACCCCGGATGAGCGAAACCTGTCGGTGGAAGCCTATGTGGCGGACGCCGTGGCCTGGGGACAGAAGCTGAAAGCCGATCCGCGCTTCGGCCCGTTGATCCTGCTCGGCCACAGCGAAGGCGCGCTGATTGCCAGCCTTGCTGCTCCAAAGGTCGACGCAGCGGCGGTCATTTCGCTCTCCGGCACGGCTCGACCGATCGATCAGGTGCTGCGCCGGCAACTGGCCCGCAGCCTCCCTCCTGCGCTGATGCTGCGCAGCAATGAACTGCTCGACAGCCTCAAGGCCGGGCGCACCGACGACAATGTGCCGGCGCCGTTGCAGGTGATTTTCCGTCCGAGCGTGCAGCCGTACCTCATTTCGCTGTTCCGTCAGGATCCGGCAGCGGCCTTCGCCCGGCTGAAAATGCCGGCGCTGATCGTGCAAGGCAGCAACGACATTCAAGTTCAGGTCGATGATGCGAAATTGCTCAAGGCCGCCAAACCGGACGCGCAACTGGCGCTGATCGAAGGCATGAACCACGTGTTGCGCATCGTGCCCAACGACGTGAAGCGGCAACTGGCTTCCTACAAGGACCCGAATTTGCCCCTGGCGGCGGAGCTGGGGACCCGCGTCCTTGAATTTATTGACGGACTTCGCACCCGTTAA
- the aroC gene encoding chorismate synthase, which translates to MSGNTYGKLFTVTTAGESHGPALVAIVDGCPPGLEISLEDLQRDLDRRKPGTSRHTTQRQEADEVEILSGVFEGRTTGCSIGLLIRNTDQKSKDYSAIKDLFRPAHADYTYHHKYGERDYRGGGRSSARETAMRVAAGAIAKKYLASQGIVIRGYMSQLGPIEIPFKTWESVEQNAFFSPDPDKVPELEAYMDQLRRDQDSVGAKITVVAEGVMPGLGEPIFDRLDAELAHALMSINAVKGVEIGAGFACVAQRGTEHRDELTPQGFLSNNAGGILGGISSGQPIVAHLALKPTSSITTPGRSIDIDGNPVEVITKGRHDPCVGIRATPIAEAMMAIVLMDHLLRHRGQNADVRVSTPVLGQL; encoded by the coding sequence ATGTCCGGCAATACCTACGGCAAGCTGTTCACTGTCACCACCGCGGGCGAAAGCCATGGTCCGGCGTTGGTCGCCATTGTCGACGGCTGCCCGCCGGGCCTGGAGATTTCCCTTGAAGACCTGCAGCGCGACCTCGACCGTCGCAAGCCGGGCACCAGCCGCCACACCACCCAGCGCCAGGAAGCCGACGAAGTCGAAATCCTTTCTGGCGTGTTTGAAGGTCGCACCACCGGCTGCTCCATCGGCCTGCTGATCCGCAACACCGACCAGAAATCCAAGGACTACTCGGCGATCAAGGACCTGTTCCGCCCGGCCCACGCCGACTACACCTACCACCACAAATACGGCGAGCGCGATTATCGCGGCGGCGGTCGCAGCTCCGCGCGGGAAACCGCCATGCGCGTCGCCGCTGGCGCCATCGCCAAGAAGTACCTGGCCAGCCAGGGCATCGTCATTCGCGGCTACATGAGCCAGCTGGGCCCGATCGAAATCCCGTTCAAGACCTGGGAATCGGTCGAGCAGAATGCATTCTTCAGCCCGGATCCGGACAAAGTGCCGGAGCTGGAAGCCTACATGGACCAGTTGCGCCGCGATCAGGACTCCGTCGGGGCGAAGATCACCGTGGTTGCCGAAGGCGTGATGCCGGGCTTGGGCGAGCCGATCTTCGACCGCCTCGACGCCGAACTGGCCCACGCGCTGATGAGCATCAACGCGGTCAAAGGCGTGGAAATCGGCGCCGGTTTCGCCTGCGTCGCCCAACGCGGCACTGAGCACCGTGACGAACTGACCCCGCAAGGTTTCCTCAGCAACAACGCCGGCGGCATCCTCGGCGGGATCTCTTCGGGTCAGCCGATCGTCGCGCACCTGGCCTTGAAGCCGACCTCGAGCATCACCACTCCGGGCCGTTCGATTGACATCGATGGAAACCCGGTCGAAGTGATTACCAAAGGCCGCCACGATCCGTGCGTCGGCATCCGCGCCACGCCGATTGCCGAGGCGATGATGGCCATCGTGTTGATGGATCACCTGTTGCGTCACCGTGGCCAGAACGCCGACGTGCGTGTAAGCACTCCGGTGCTGGGTCAGCTTTGA